The DNA sequence gctATACATATTAGCATCtttcatccatccacaataagtcaataaccatcaaaattcataagtacAAACATTCATCCTTTATAAATATCgcaattcaataattcaattcataagaatcaagatctaacaataatatcatctaaaatttcaaaattataaatatcacaagtcaataaaattaaaaaattaaataacatatcTTATATGCTAActattaagtattaattaaattgtagttaagaaattaaattatatttaattataataaaaatataatttattaattttagaaaataaatcggaTAGTTCGGGTATACCTGATCGGATATCGGAtaatccaatacccgataatccaaaattctcactaCCCGATCCTGATCCGatacccgaaaaatcgggtttcgggtatcTTATTATCCGactttttcgggtttggatatcgggtatccaacACCCGATATCCATTTTAACAGGCCTACTCACAGTGTATCACTGTATCTCATGGAAAGTACAGAAATAGAACACTAGACATCTTATATATGTGAGaactacaaaaaataaaagtaatactaTGTATATGTGATAACTAATTGGCCCATAATTTAGGCCCAAGTATAAAAGCCCAATACGCACAAACCGGCCCAGCTGCCCCATCGGGTTTGACCCGCCCTCCAAACCCAGTCTTTTCATTTTGCTAGTTCCTCAAATCTCATAAGAATAATTCTATTGTAATAATGGCAAACATATCCAAATTTCTTGCTTTTTTCAGACTTTTCATAATTTGACCAAGAATTAagctatttattactccctccgtcccggctaagatgacacattgcttagccggcacggggttttaggagttattggttaaagtgtttaattggagagagagaaggtgggtgtaagtattaaagtagagagataaagaaagatgaatattttaataggagtgagaaaaagtggttgagtgtattaattggagagagaaaattaccaaaaaaggaaatgtgtcatcttagttggaacaaactaaaaaggaaaatgtgtcatcttaagcgggacggagggagtacctgACAATGTGCCTTTattgaaatactactactatcgATTTGATCTATTGATCACTACCCTCAAAATATGGGCACCCATTTAATCGATATACTAATTGAAAAAAGTAGTATTTCAGCGGAGTATATTTAGagctgcccaaggtttaccgaaccggcggttaaaaccgaaaccgtaaccggcggttacggttccgaaccgaaaccgcgaAAAATATGCCGAACCAAAACCGTGAATTTtagaaccgtggttcggttcaggttccaaatttttcgaaccgaaaccgcgaccgaaccgccggttccggacggttccgaaccggcggtttcacggttccgaaccgccaacgcaatgataaatttaaacatagttaatccttatattaaaactatactccattaaataaaacattgcTGAATGATCCGGTTTAtgagttttatcatttttagattTGGTAATATCCGTAGAAACAATAATGTGGGACAAAATTTTGTagcaaaaataactttataatactatttggtAAAATTGGATGGTAAAAACATaagataaaagataataaaataaaaataactaaattacaaGATGGAGTCTATGTTGTATGGTTTATGgtaataactttataatactattttcgatttattaattaacacatttttttacgTATGGAATCTATGGAGTatggataattattaataaatatttatccaacattttaaaataaacttagAAGAAttgattactttaaataaagtataatacATTAACATTGGTTAATGTTGtagtcttcaaaattgattagttgagtcttcaaaattgattggttGACGGTGGGCGATGGCTGCactattcaaaattgattgcataaaacaccatttcttttatttttatttatttatttatttattcttaaatgttgattttaaattcaaattggatctcatttctctctatttttatctatattaaatactcctctCTATCCTTACTTACACTCACCTCATTTTAGTGTTAACAACtcaatttaaactatccatttcCTTGTTccaatttgttttataatttcaaactatatggcaaaaaaaaattaacggaaaaaaccgtgaaaccgcGAAACCGAACCTAAACCGCTACGAACCGTCCAAAAACCGGCgattccgaaccgaaaccgaaaccgccggttttcgaaccgaaaccgaaaccgtgaaacagcctcacggttcggttccggttccatatttcccaaaaccggaaccggcggttccgaaccgaaaccacCGGTTCATGAACTGTGGGCAGGTCTAAGTATATTGCGTGCATATGTATTCTGGCATTGTTAGTCGATTCATGTCAtcccattttattatatttccccaatcccaattaagatgaaacatgtttatttttagtttgatcCGACCAAAATGATACAgttatatttttggtaattttttctttctaattaatacactcaaccacttttttatctctctaattaaatattcaactctttctcacttcatttaatatttacgctcattttttctctctccaattaatcatattaatcaataactcctaaaatctgtgtagattaagaaatatgtcattttaGCGGGGACGGAAAGAGTAGTAGTTTCATgctaataaaataagagtgtgataaattattttcattttaatccatcatttaaaattaaaaatttattttaaaaaatattttttcctataaaaacatgagactcattctccaatAATTAGGGACCTGGATAATAACAAAGAAAGTTTGAAAGTTTGTACGTTAAAaaaagtttgtattttttaaaggACCTGGATAATAACAAAGAATTCCAAACAGTTACAATtccacaaaatttattattcaattgacTTATTGAGCGGTGTATTGTATATGAGCGGGCATCGTGCATGGTATCGTTAATCGATGCACTTGATACCAATTTCCCTTTAACAAACAATTTCGTATTactgtccgcgaataagattcccatttttccattttagtccgtccgccaATAGGAGCCTtggttcatttttaccataaatggtaataggccATAccttccattaactcatttcactcacattttatttaaaactaatatatacatgtgtgacccctattccactaacttatttccatccacttttataatattttttaaaacacgtATCGTTcataaatgggactcctaatggcggacggagggagtatcccTTAGCTGCGGATTTCGCCAGGCAATTAAGACCTGAATCAATCTTTAAAATTCGTTGCCATTCGTGTTTTTGATTAGTGATATTCTGTTAAGTTGATTCGTAAGCTTCAATGTAAATTAGCTCAatctatttaattcaatttatatttttataatattatttggtttaattatttaatgctAAGAAATTGTTAtgaggtactccctccgtcccaaggaaaaTGACCcatttcttgggcggcacgggattttatgcaattttattttgtgtgttgagaggagagagtaaagtaagaaagaaagaataaagtagagataaaggtatttccattttaagtaatggatcatcttagttgggacaaattaaaaaagaaagtgagtcatcttcaatgggacggaggaagtactactTACTAGCCGTTATAGGATTTTGAGttctataattttcttttttttgataaGTTAATCAAATGCATTTCAAGAAAAGAATGTACAGAAACACAACTTGGACATACCCAAGTGGATGAGGGGTCCCGTACAAGCCATGGGAGCCCCACTACGAAACAAGCAGGCAGGGCCCGCGATCCAATCAACTAAGCAACTATCATAGTACTATCTATGTGCAATGGGCCTCATTAAAACCTTTCGGGGCCAAAGACCCGAACGGGAAAAAAGACACCGATAAGGAAAAAGAGTACCCCGAGATAGCACTATGTGGATCCATAAGGTTCGGCCTAGACGGCAGATACTTCCAACTCCTCAGCTTATGTGTGAGTAACGTCAGGCACATGGAGCAAGACTTGATCATGAGGAAACTTAGCATACAAAATGCTATACACTGTTGTCTTGATTTGATATAAGACACGCGCTATATCAAACGTTTTCCCCTCCATGATAACAGAGTTCCGCGCGATCCAAATATAGTAGATAGTAGACATGAGGGCGATACTTCCCGCCAGTTGGGGTATCCGGGAGGGCCTTCCGTCTCGCACCAGCCACTTAATCGCTCTTTTTATGGTTGTTGGCCTTCTTCTAAGCCCGATCCAGTCCCGAACCTTGTCCCATACACTCCAGGTTTCTCGGCACCTAAAGAAAAGGTGGTCCGCACTCTCATCATCCCTAGCACAAAGGCTGCAGGTGGCATCGATGTCTTCCCATGTAATCCGATCCCGGGTAGAGAGTCTTCCGCGCAAGGCCAACCACGCAATGAATGAGTATTTCGGCGTTATACTCTTATGCCATATATATTTTGCCCAAAACCGTCGGTCTTCCCTTGGCCGAAACCAGTCATAGGCGGCCTTAGTGTCCGCCCTTGCGTTCCATTGGGTTAAAAGTTGTTGCGTCTCTTCCCGCGAGCTTCTGGCAATCATCTCGTCTCTAATGGAAAAGATATGCTTGATAAGGGTAGAATGTTCCTTAACATGCGGTTGCCACTCCCAAAAGTCCACGTCCTTTATGATCTCGGTATGAATCCATTTGATCCACAAGCTATCCGTCTTTGCGTGCACTTTCCAAAGGATTTTTGCATGCAGCGTTGTGTTCCACATTCCAAGGTCTCGGATACCCAAGCCACCCTCATGTGTGGGTAGACAGATGACGCTCCATGCCACTTTCGCTTGTTTGGAGCCCCACAAGAAGTTGCGCTCAATAGCTACCAACCGAGACGCGACATTGTCCGGCATCGGGAAGGCCTGGAGCCAATATGCCTCGATCCCCTGCAAGCAAGATT is a window from the Salvia hispanica cultivar TCC Black 2014 chromosome 1, UniMelb_Shisp_WGS_1.0, whole genome shotgun sequence genome containing:
- the LOC125188200 gene encoding uncharacterized protein LOC125188200, which translates into the protein MPDNVASRLVAIERNFLWGSKQAKVAWSVICLPTHEGGLGIRDLGMWNTTLHAKILWKVHAKTDSLWIKWIHTEIIKDVDFWEWQPHVKEHSTLIKHIFSIRDEMIARSSREETQQLLTQWNARADTKAAYDWFRPREDRRFWAKYIWHKSITPKYSFIAWLALRGRLSTRDRITWEDIDATCSLCARDDESADHLFFRCRETWSVWDKVRDWIGLRRRPTTIKRAIKWLVRDGRPSRIPQLAGSIALMSTIYYIWIARNSVIMEGKTFDIARVLYQIKTTVYSILYAKFPHDQVLLHVPDVTHT